A genomic segment from Glycine soja cultivar W05 chromosome 20, ASM419377v2, whole genome shotgun sequence encodes:
- the LOC114402567 gene encoding mitotic spindle checkpoint protein BUBR1-like, with protein MAEAEMEKITTIDPETEFLASKRKNGNEWETFKENVRPLKRGRNVNLLNHALNSHTDNQLKKSLVQQRSKLIQAIQEYQGDDPLLPWIQCIKWVQEAFPPGGDSSGLVVIYEQCVRAFWHSERYKDDLRYLKVWLEYADNCFDADVIYAFLDANGIGKPHSIFYISYALHLESKNKFKAANQMLELGISRNAQPIEKLKAAYRQFFARSMARPIAIDDSVEKLAPTRSFGTVLAKGENRAPLSILNSNRDPSAKNDRTRAAPLSIYKDSADTGDTDPHKPDPSHSWHTLGARADRNKENNAIPGKWKSYKVPQRPGTRVGGATPSAFIPVFVDEECQDSQSKKAEGCKSSSLKIRQEDDKELKRETELLRKNPLRNFPQNSLPR; from the exons ATGGCGGAGGCCGAGATGGAGAAGATAACAACAATAGACCCAGAGACGGAATTTCTGGCGTCGAAGCGGAAGAACGGGAACGAGTGGGAGACCTTCAAGGAGAACGTGAGGCCGCTCAAGAGAGGACGCAATGTCAACCTCTTGAACCACGCCCTCAACTCCCACACCGATAACCAACTCAAGAAATCCCTCGTCCAACAACGAAG CAAACTGATTCAAGCCATCCAAGAATACCAGGGTGACGATCCTCTTCTCCCCTGGATACA GTGTATCAAGTGGGTTCAGGAGGCCTTTCCTCCTGGTGGAGACAGTTCGGGGCTGGTGGTGATTTATGAGCAGTGTGTGCGTGCCTTTTGGCACTCAGAGCGCTATAAGGATGATCTTCGCTACCTCAAAGTGTGGCTGGAATAC GCAGATAATTGCTTTGATGCAGACGTTATCTATGCTTTTCTGGATGCAAATGGCATTGGAAAACCTCATTCCATTTTCTACATTTCATATGCTTTGCATTTGGAATCTAAGAACAAGTTTAAAGCTGCCAACCAGATGCTGGAGCTTGGCATATCTAG GAATGCTCAACCGATTGAGAAATTGAAGGCTGCTTATAGACAATTTTTTGCACGCTCAATGGCAAGGCCTATAGCTATAGAT gATTCAGTAGAAAAACTGGCACCCACGCGTAGCTTTGGAACTGTTCTTGCCAAGGGAGAAAATC GTGCACCGCTGTCCATTTTGAACTCGAACCGTGATCCTTCTGCTAAGAATGATAG GACCCGAGCAGCTCCACTTTCCATTTATAAAGATTCAGCTGACACTGGTGATACTGATCCTCATAAGCCTGACCCGTCGCACTCTTGGCACACACTTGGAGCTCGAGCTGACAGAAATAAGGAAAACAATGCAATTCCTGGCAAGTGGAAGTCCTATAAG GTTCCACAGCGACCTGGGACTAGAGTTGGAGGGGCTACTCCAAGTGCCTTTATCCCAGTGTTTGTTGATGAAGAATGTCAAGA TTCACAAAGTAAGAAAGCAGAGGGTTGTAAGTCCTCAAGTTTGAAGATAAGGCAAGAGGACGACAAGGAACTGAAAAG GGAAACAGAGCTACTGAGGAAGAATCCATTACGCAATTTTCCTCAAAACAGCCTCCCTAGATAA
- the LOC114403058 gene encoding splicing factor U2af small subunit A-like, whose product MAEHLASIFGTEKDRVNCPFYFKIGACRHGDRCSRLHNRPSISPTLLLSNMYQRPDMITPGVDPQGQTLDPRKIQQHFEDFYEDIFTELAKFGEIESLNVCDNLADHMIGNVYVQFREEDQAAKALHALRGRFYNARPIIADFSPVTDFREATCRQFEENSCNRGGYCNFMHVKLIGRDLRRRLFGRNHRGGSGTYHRVSRSRSRSRSASPRYRRERRESDSRGGRRSRERDGSGGRRRQHGSPPAREGSEERRARIEQWNREREENK is encoded by the coding sequence ATGGCGGAGCACCTTGCATCGATCTTCGGCACGGAGAAGGACCGCGTGAACTGCCCGTTCTACTTCAAGATCGGCGCGTGCCGCCATGGCGATCGGTGCTCGCGCCTCCACAACCGCCCCAGCATCTCGCCCACCCTCCTCCTCTCCAACATGTACCAGCGCCCCGACATGATCACCCCCGGCGTCGACCCACAGGGCCAGACCCTCGACCCCCGCAAGATCCAGCAGCACTTCGAGGACTTCTACGAGGACATCTTCACCGAGCTCGCCAAATTCGGCGAAATCGAAAGCCTCAACGTCTGCGACAACCTCGCCGATCACATGATCGGCAACGTCTATGTTCAGTTCCGCGAAGAGGACCAGGCCGCCAAGGCGCTTCACGCGCTTCGTGGGAGATTCTACAACGCACGCCCAATCATCGCTGATTTCTCCCCCGTCACGGATTTTCGCGAGGCCACGTGTCGGCAGTTCGAGGAGAATAGCTGCAACCGCGGCGGGTATTGTAATTTCATGCATGTGAAGCTCATCGGGAGAGATCTACGGAGGCGACTCTTCGGCCGCAACCACCGCGGTGGCAGTGGGACCTACCACCGCGTCAGCCGGAGCAGGAGTCGCAGCCGCAGCGCGAGTCCGAGATACCGCCGGGAGAGACGGGAGAGTGATTCTCGTGGAGGGCGGCGGAGCAGGGAGAGGGACGGCAGCGGTGGACGGAGGAGACAACACGGGAGCCCTCCGGCCAGGGAAGGGAGCGAGGAGCGCCGCGCGAGGATCGAGCAGTGGAATCGGGAGAGGGAGGAGAATAAATGA